One Clupea harengus chromosome 11, Ch_v2.0.2, whole genome shotgun sequence DNA window includes the following coding sequences:
- the mrap2a gene encoding melanocortin-2 receptor accessory protein 2A, producing MSTLPSNNITSTTPRDSDYEWRYEYYEDDEPVSFEGLKAHRYSIVIGFWVGLAVFVLFMFFVLTLLTKTGAPHPESSEPCAKRVRLTSCGEDPGRLPDQLDSQPCASRPLLEESRLLFHCYINEEEHAANRHRSGAASHLGGVTGDCSHSAVNRQSVCIVQETQAGDVSLPERDGSAFMAHFNIPNFVNSELSSTLGDDDLLLGTPPLILDGEARGLTGTNCDHVLE from the exons ATGTCGACATTGCCATCAAACAACATAACCAGCACAACCCCCCGCGATTCGGATTATGAATGGAGATATGAATATTATGAGGATGACGAACCCGTGTCATTTGAGGGACTGAAGGCACATCGAT ATTCCATTGTGATTGGCTTCTGGGTGGGCCTGGCTGTCTTTGTGCTTTTCATGTTTTTCGTCCTCACCTTGCTGACCAAGACTGGAGCACCGCACCCAGa gaGTTCGGAGCCCTGTGCGAAACGTGTGCGTCTGACCAGCTGCGGGGAGGACCCGGGCCGTCTGCCTGACCAGCTCGACAGCCAACCCTGCGCCTCACGCCCCCTGCTGGAGGAGTCACGCTTGCTTTTCCACTGCTACATCAACGAGGAGGAGCACGCCGCAAACAGACACCGGAGTGGTGCTGCATCGCACCTCGGTGGGGTCACAGGTGACTGCAGCCACTCAGCAGTTAACAGACAATCAGTGTGCATCGTGCAGGAGACACAGGCTGGGGACGTGTCACTTCCTGAAAGGGATGGGTCAGCCTTCATGGCGCATTTTAACATCCCCAACTTCGTTAACTCCGAGCTGAGCTCAACGCTAGGGGACGACGACCTTCTGCTGGGTACCCCCCCTCTCATCTTGGACGGCGAAGCCAGGGGTCTGACCGGTACCAACTGCGATCATGTGCTGGAGTAG